A stretch of Caenorhabditis elegans chromosome IV DNA encodes these proteins:
- the T09A12.8 gene encoding AraC family transcriptional regulator (Partially confirmed by transcript evidence), with protein sequence MNFDESPFISEQFAKIQRHRLACVSGCSVRCDMVTRRRQRPAGPFLCL encoded by the exons ATGAACTTCGATGAATCACCATTTATCTCAGAACAATTT gCGAAGATACAACGTCATCGTCTGGCATGTGTCTCTGGATGTTCGGTTCGTTGTGACATGGTAACACGGAGAAGGCAAAGACCAGCAGGACCTTTTTTGTGTCTGTAA
- the T09A12.1 gene encoding WAPL domain-containing protein (Confirmed by transcript evidence) — MQKSKRNAKKKAVSTREKSARSSRGTNKSQRSARSKMAKPRTAETREDAYSCHRTMEEKSTNQQYSALSVRSETTSKVKKLPSKLDASLSARKKGKKESNEEDKKMRDSERQKREKKEVPKEMRQSMMGSVFEEIEGPVSPAPLEKDENKMEWKIDVDPVVLTGDQRMSDVLGKMKDLKKNSGWKKCKVLKANEKTPDNDDEPTEESIYLSARVLQLVKMESLISKEVSKEDQEILRGYCRSNDHKDKVEPIFEAIAVSILEKVASKNEFIRNVSIPGQLRMFAVDENKSKFSTMALLIVRCDLFYYSWNKPALDDEDQLDPTWANMTRRPSVTPPDSQ, encoded by the exons ATGCAAAAATCGAAacgaaatgcaaaaaagaaagCAGTATCCACGAG agaaaaatcggCGAGATCTTCAAGAGGAACAAACAAGAGTCAGAGGAGTGCTAGATCAAAAATGGCG aagccAAGAACCGCAGAGACTCGAGAGGATGCTTACAGTTGTCATAGAACAATGGAGGAAAAGAGTACAAATCAACAATATTCAGCACTCAGTGTTAGAAGTGAAACGACTAGTAAAGTGAAGAAACTTCCGTCAAA gcTTGATGCATCATTGTCTGCTCGGAAGAAGGGAAAGAAAGAATCAAATGAAGAGGATAAAAAGATGAGAGATAGTGAAAGACAGAAGCgagaaaagaaagaagttCCGAAAGAAATGAGACAATCAATGATGGGAAGTGTATTCGAAGAAATTGAAGGTCCCGTATCTCCGGCACCACTTGAGAAGGATGAAAATAAGATGGAATGGAAAATTGACGTGGATCCTGTTG tgctTACCGGAGATCAACGGATGTCGGATGTTCTAGGAAAGatgaaagatttgaaaaagaacTCTGGATGGAAGAAATGTAAGGTTCTGAAAGCAAACGAGAAAACTCCAGACAACGATGATGAACCAACTGAAGAATCTATTTATTTGAGTGCAAGAGTCCTCCAGCTTGTCAAAATGGAATCATTGATCTCGAAAGAAGTATCAAAAGAAGATCAAGAGATTCTtcgaggttactgtagatccAACGATCATAAGGACAAAGTGGAACCAATTTTCGAGGCTATTGCGGTGTCAATTCTTGAGAAGGTTGCGTCGAAAAATGAGTTTATTCGGAACGTTTCGATTCCTGGACAGTTGAGAATGTTTGCAGTTGATGAGAATAAG tcaaagttttcgACAATGGCTCTTCTCATTGTTCGATGTGATTTATTCTACTACTCTTGGAATAAGCCTGCATTGGATGATGAAGATCAATTGGATCCGACTTGGGCAAATATGACACGCCGTCCAAGTGTAACCCCTCCAGATTCACAATGA